CTATTAGTTTATTCTTTTTAGCTGTTCAATTGTTTTTACCCATGCGTCCTGCCCCCGATTTTCTGCCACGAGCCATGgagggtccacctgatgaacggcccggATCTTGCACACATTCTACTATAGTAGTCTTTACATTTTCTCTGTAGTGATATATGCTGCAGATCATGTATGCATCATGAAGTTTGTTTTTATTCTTACATtctttttattaattttgagGAAAGTGAGGCCTCTCTCTTGCAAAGCTCAGTGAGTGGTTTCTCCTAATCATGGTTTTAAACTGGAACTGACATGTTCAATCCTCAGCTGAGTTGTGACTTAGTTAAGACCTTGTTTTAATCTGTTAACCGAGCCTACAAAGTGATTAGTGGAGAATTTTGGTTTCTGGTTAATGCATTGCAATCCAGCATTACCAAATTAGCTGTAGGCTGTGGGGCCCCATGTGTTGCATCAGTCCAGATCACGGATGGCCCCGAGCTGTCTAATTTGGTTATGCTAAGGGACTACAGGCCTCtttgaaaataggaaaaaaaaaaaaaactgaaagctGTAACTAGgccgtttggatgcacttttgtAAAAGAGGGTTCCTGCTTTTCCAGTCAAGTACCAATCCCATCCGTTCTTGGCGAGCAGAATTTTTAGTTCCTATTTTCTATAGTGGGGAATCAGATGGGGGTTTTTGcagagtgcatccaaacgcaccaaaCAGGGTTTGGGCCTCAAATGCCTCTTTCAAATGTGCGTTTGTATTGGTCAATCCAAGGGGTTGCCAATCATCGGATTGGTGAGTCCTGGATTGTACAATCTTTGTTTGGTTGGTCATTACAAGCATCCATACAGGAGATGGAAgtcaatgcaatgcaatgcaacAGTGGAGATGTATGAGGACATTCATCAGTTTTGAGTTCCCCAATGTGTTCGTCTTGGCTGAGAATCACCACAATGGTCCGTCATGTCATGGTTTTAACTTCTAAGACCCAAATGATTCGGACGTGACTTGTCCGAGTTAACTCGGACTGAGTCGGACCCTATCCTCCTGAATCGTGTGAGTTGCGACTCACTAATTTCTTTCTACTTGTTTCCAGTAGAAGGGAAAATAGAACCATCAAGAGAACATCTTGGCAACGCTAGCCTTAGCTAGCCAGGCTGGGTCCCACTTGGGATAAGTTCAAGTGGCCCCATCTAATGTTGAATGGCCTAAAATCCATTGCAAGAAATCTTCTGGTGCGGCCCACATCTTGGGTCCAAACCTAGCAGTTTTAGAATCAATCCTTCAACAAAAATGGAAAATCTAAACACCCATCAATCTTAATTTAATCCAAAAGGTTCAATCCATAGATTCTTATCAAAAGGAAACTAGTGAAAACGGAAATGGAAAGCGCTTCTTCTAAGACACTAGAAATAGCCATAGAGAGTGTTTTCTACTCTAGTTGTGATGCCAATGCTGGTTATAAAGCCACAGCGAATCCCCTATGCTCGCACCCGACCCACAATCGTTGCGGTACCAAGTGAAGCTGGCATGTGTCCGGTTCTTAATATCAAGAATGCCATGTCCGAAGCTTGCTTCCCGATACGCCGAGTAATTTGGTTGTGGATATATAAACCTGCACAATGAAAGAAATTGATAAATGATCAAAAAAAGAAATTGATAGATGATCAAAATGGGCCTAGCCGGCCCACCTGGTCTTATGGTTTTAAGTCCGCGTATTAATCTGGCTCGGTCACTTAGGTTTTCAATGGTACTTTTGTCATCTATCATGCATGATGTGCATATGTAATGAACAGCCaagatcttgcacaaaagtgggtggcTGGACTCGGGCTCTGGCTGAGCATAATCAAACAAGGATGGGCTGAGTCCTGGGATTACTATGTGGACTGCACTTGGAGAGACCTCAgcctggcccgttgacagccctggAGATGATGATATGCATCGTGCCGGATAGTTGGTTTGAATCTAGGGACGGGGTTTGCGCATCAAGGCCCTTGGTTTGGATCCCAGCCTGAGTTTTCGGACCAAAGATTAAATGGGCTGGATCCAGGCTGGTATCTGATACTGGTAGATTGAGATTTTGGATGGTAGGCCCAATCGTTAGGCCAGATCGGTGAAGCCCATTTTCTACCTTACCGATACTGTTGATCAGATGGGCCTGCAGCAGATGGACAATTGCCCAAAAGCACAATCATGGTCCTTGCATAAGCAGAGCCTTAATATAGACATTTAAGAAAAGAAATATCACACCAGTCCACATTCAATTAGAAAGAGGCCAAAAACTGGCATGAgttggatcttccaatctggataACTTTCAGATGGGCCCGATCGCCGAACATGGGGCCCCACTTTGATAGATAAGAGTCcgataattctcaatttatttcaAGTTAATCAGATGAAAATCAAAGATGTCCAAAGAAGTTAGATCTTACTCGTTTGCTCTTCCTTCGATGTTACCTCCATCGCCGATGGTGATGTAAACGGGTGCTGAAGGGTCCAAAACTGGACTACAAGCTCTATTTGTTATGTTGTAGGCTATGTTCGACGTGCGCTCCTATTACACAATATGAAAATGGTTAGCCTAGTACATTGAATTTCGCTGTATCTGAATTCCCACATACAGCCCCGGTTTTCCTGCCAACGTGCTACTTTGCATAACATCCGAactgtgcaaaaggtgggccagaccatgaagatcacctgacgTAGAAACCAGGTCAGTCCACGTATCAGGTGGTCCATTTCACAGAAATCAATTGATAGCCAATGGTTTGACTCAAAGTTCCATGGTGGTACCCATGTTTTGCACGGCTCAGATGAAAGATAGAGCTAATCAAAGCTTACTCACCGTTCTTTCGTAAGCGTGAACATGACCCGCGAAGACTATGTCCACTTTATTCTGTACGAACCATGGTTCGAACATCACTCTCATGCTCTCTCCTTCCATGTAATGGTAGTGATCGCTGTTATACAATGGCGAATGGACGAGCACGATCAACCATGGTGTTTCAGCTCTGTCCACCTTCGAGAACTCTTTTTCCAGCCAATTGTATTGTGGAGTGTACTTCGCTGCAGCAGACACCCACACTAGTGTTAGCAGCCCTTGATTTCTCATGGGGGACACAGGTACAGACGGTTGGATTGAGCATGTACAaagaaatttagaaaaatgaaaccaaCGGTCTACATGCAAGACGCATGTGGTGCCTGACCAAGGATTGGAAGTGCATATCTGTACGATAGAACACGTGCACGTGTGAAATCAGGATCTTCTGTACATGTGGCAAGTAGCTTAAATCCGAATGGGCCATGTAGTGGGCCCTACTGTAGATTGGCCATGTCCTGAAAATTGGATTTGATTAGCCAATGCTAACCTCTGGTTGATGAACACTAGTTTCTTGAATTTCGTACTTTCAATACTCGTATTCTATCTATTAAATATCTACGAACGGGCCAATTAAGATCACATATTTatggcttcttcttttttgcgTATAATCCatctatagtgggccccactagttggacggtttggattcgaGGTAAATGACACGTGTATGGAAGCAGGCACGAGCGGCAGTATTGCAACTGTGTAATTCAGAGAACCGTATCATTAACCTGAATGGGCGAAACGCACGTGCAGACAGTGGGCCTAAAAAGGTGCCCAGGCCCAACACACGATCCCAGCCCATTCTCCAAACATAAGTGGAAACAGTACGGAATTCATCCTCACCGTAGGCTGAATAAGAGGAGAGGACAATGATGTAGGCCGAGGCACGCTTGATGGAGTACCAGAGAGGGGATGTACTGCCTGATGCTTTGTACGGTACGCGGTACCTATGCTTGTATGGCTTGAATGGAGTTGATTCGCCCTACAAAAGTCACGGGACATGTAAGAGGAGCATGCATTGATTTGTAGCTCGCCCTAAATTGGTAATTAACAAGCTTCTAATCTTTACTATGATTAAGAAACAAGAGCAccattcttttttttaaaaaaaataatggagCCTACATCAAATCTGAACTGcccaaatagtgggccccaccgtagatTGGTCTATTGGGACCATGActaggtaatccagaccgttggtctattGGGGCCCACCGTAGACAGACTTTGATCCAAAAATCTCCTCCGGAGGATCTTAGCCTTTCGGTTTGTGGCCtatatataaatttttagaaagaaaaatacaacagTCCACTCAGAATTATCACATACCTTATTACTATAtaagtacaatgcacataaagggaaatacaatggtcATAAGTTTGAGCTGTatggggcccactctgatgtgtgattgacatccaacccgtccattagattctccCCCACATTTTAGGCCTAGATCCCAAGACCCAACTTGATTCAtaattcaggtgggtcacaccatgtatTAATATAGGTTTTAGCTATGATTGTATACTGCTCCCcctggtgtgtcccacctgagttttcaatcAAGATTGTTCTAGTGATGCAAGGTAAAACATGAGGCTAATCATATTGAAGGTTTGAattccacatacacatcacggtgggaccaacAAAGATCCAATATATGGTAATTACCATTCGGCTCGACGGATGTGATCATTCCCCACTCAAACTGAGAAAAATCCAATGGTTTAGATCAACGAGCCAAACAGAAAACTTACAAATTCAGGAAGAACATCCAGTTCGTGATTGCCAGCGGTCCAAATCCACGGCTGATATGCAGTGCTTTTCTCTACAA
This region of Magnolia sinica isolate HGM2019 chromosome 1, MsV1, whole genome shotgun sequence genomic DNA includes:
- the LOC131253466 gene encoding purple acid phosphatase 2-like, whose protein sequence is MTRRKMGSVNVLLVALIVLKIAASCDGGVTSNYNGKFEPSIDMPFDSDVFRVPKGYNAPEQVHITQGDHVGRSVIVSWVTPLKPFPNILTYGRLDGKQKKSKCSITSYKYYNYTSGFIHHCSIHNLEYNTEYFYELGHGNATRRFSFTTPPKAGPDVPYTFGVIGDLGQTFDSNQTLENYLSHPNGQSVLFVGDLSYADHYSDHDQRRWDTWGRFVEKSTAYQPWIWTAGNHELDVLPEFGESTPFKPYKHRYRVPYKASGSTSPLWYSIKRASAYIIVLSSYSAYAKYTPQYNWLEKEFSKVDRAETPWLIVLVHSPLYNSDHYHYMEGESMRVMFEPWFVQNKVDIVFAGHVHAYERTERTSNIAYNITNRACSPVLDPSAPVYITIGDGGNIEGRANEFIYPQPNYSAYREASFGHGILDIKNRTHASFTWYRNDCGSGASIGDSLWLYNQHWHHN